A section of the Aminiphilus circumscriptus DSM 16581 genome encodes:
- a CDS encoding iron-containing alcohol dehydrogenase, whose protein sequence is MDIRNSFSFELPTRIEFGAGVSATIATVLQELGKKRPLLVTDRGVIDAGILTPIIRALEKEGISFEVFSAVEPNPKDRNVMEGAAAARAFGSDCLLAVGGGSPIDCAKGMSIVATHGGKIRDYEGRNAVTGETLPLVAIPTTSGTGSEVTFSSVITDTTDKFKFSIRHPRIAAKVALCDPGLTASMPKMLTAATGMDALTHAIEGFTALPAEPIADACALHAIEMITASLPRAVRSGTDDMEARTDMLMGSVLAGISFSHSDVAAVHCLAEALGGLYDAPHGMCNAVALAPVMEFNLPYCTKKYARIAAAMGYSFATDEEGARKAVTHVAHLAEEVGLPSFASLGVKKEDLETIAAYSAQNGSNRSNPRPMTKEDYLTLLHSMMR, encoded by the coding sequence TTGGACATCAGGAACAGCTTCAGCTTCGAGCTTCCCACGCGGATCGAATTCGGCGCTGGTGTTTCCGCCACCATCGCCACGGTGCTGCAAGAGCTGGGGAAAAAGCGTCCGCTTCTCGTTACGGACCGCGGCGTGATCGACGCGGGGATTCTCACACCAATCATCAGGGCTCTCGAAAAAGAGGGGATTTCTTTCGAGGTCTTCAGCGCGGTGGAACCGAACCCCAAGGACAGGAACGTCATGGAGGGCGCCGCAGCCGCCAGAGCGTTCGGCTCGGACTGCCTTCTCGCCGTCGGAGGCGGAAGCCCCATCGACTGCGCCAAGGGCATGAGCATCGTGGCAACCCACGGAGGAAAAATACGGGACTACGAGGGGCGGAACGCGGTCACAGGAGAAACGCTGCCCCTGGTCGCCATTCCCACCACTTCGGGAACCGGCAGCGAAGTGACCTTCAGCTCGGTCATCACCGACACGACGGACAAGTTCAAGTTCAGCATCAGACATCCCCGGATCGCGGCGAAGGTCGCCCTGTGCGATCCCGGGCTGACCGCGTCCATGCCGAAGATGCTCACCGCCGCCACCGGCATGGATGCACTGACCCACGCCATCGAGGGGTTCACCGCCCTGCCCGCGGAGCCCATCGCGGACGCCTGCGCCCTGCACGCCATCGAGATGATCACGGCCTCCCTGCCGAGGGCCGTCCGCTCCGGAACCGACGACATGGAGGCCCGGACGGACATGCTCATGGGAAGCGTTCTGGCGGGCATCTCCTTCTCCCACTCCGACGTGGCGGCGGTGCACTGCCTTGCCGAAGCACTGGGCGGCCTCTACGACGCACCCCACGGCATGTGCAACGCCGTGGCGCTCGCCCCGGTGATGGAGTTCAATCTGCCCTACTGCACAAAAAAGTACGCCCGGATCGCCGCCGCCATGGGATATTCCTTCGCGACCGACGAGGAAGGCGCTCGAAAAGCTGTGACGCACGTGGCACACCTGGCCGAGGAAGTAGGCCTTCCATCCTTCGCCTCCCTGGGCGTCAAAAAGGAAGACCTGGAGACCATCGCCGCCTACTCCGCGCAGAACGGAAGCAACCGCAGCAATCCCAGGCCGATGACGAAAGAGGACTACCTGACGCTGCTCCACTCGATGATGCGGTAG
- a CDS encoding permease, which translates to MVASPVRGMREEQRRQEQPKQGKAGSEWAQGPSGNGKIPAPGGGWKSGLPAFGVALALLGGLFFLNPAQGREVARLWKESTYTVLGLLPPVFLLLGLFDSWVSRERIIPLLGEGSGIRGGVLATLLGALAAGPLYLSFPIAEVMLVKGASLRNVFVFVGAWSTMKIPMFLFEVGSLGGRFAVVRYAVSLVGIVLIAKGTELFLGKEERRFLLARYYETEA; encoded by the coding sequence ATGGTGGCGTCTCCGGTTCGGGGCATGCGGGAGGAGCAGCGGCGGCAGGAACAGCCGAAACAGGGGAAAGCCGGCTCGGAATGGGCGCAGGGTCCGTCCGGAAACGGGAAGATCCCTGCGCCGGGAGGCGGTTGGAAGAGCGGGCTCCCCGCGTTCGGCGTCGCCCTCGCGCTTTTGGGCGGCCTTTTCTTTCTGAACCCGGCCCAGGGAAGAGAGGTGGCCCGGCTCTGGAAGGAAAGTACCTACACCGTCCTCGGTCTTCTGCCTCCGGTGTTTCTGCTCCTCGGGCTCTTTGACAGTTGGGTGTCCCGGGAACGGATCATTCCCCTGCTCGGGGAGGGATCCGGCATCCGGGGCGGCGTGCTCGCCACACTTCTGGGCGCCCTCGCTGCGGGACCGCTGTACCTCTCTTTTCCCATCGCGGAGGTGATGCTCGTCAAGGGAGCGAGCCTTCGGAACGTCTTCGTCTTCGTCGGGGCATGGTCCACCATGAAAATCCCCATGTTTCTCTTCGAGGTGGGGAGCCTCGGGGGGCGCTTCGCCGTGGTGCGCTACGCCGTCTCCCTCGTGGGGATCGTGCTCATCGCGAAAGGCACGGAACTCTTTCTCGGAAAGGAAGAACGCCGATTCCTCCTGGCGCGGTACTACGAGACGGAGGCGTGA